A window of the Streptomyces finlayi genome harbors these coding sequences:
- a CDS encoding Cmx/CmrA family chloramphenicol efflux MFS transporter, whose amino-acid sequence MPFAVYVLGLAVFAQGTSEFMLSGLVSGIATDLEVSLPAAGLLTSAFALGMVIGAPLTALLSRSWPRRRALLFFLSVFVAVHVVGALTPGYGVLLATRVVGALANAGFWAVALMTALAMVEPHVRARATAVVVGGVTVACVVGVPAGAALGSLWGWRSAFWAVALVSVPALVALARVVPAGRPDTGGAGARGELRSLGRPRLLLTLLVMALVQGATFCAFSYLEPLVTRVTGFGSAWVPAVLALFGVGSFIGVTVAGRIAGTRPAALIGSGTTVLLLGWAALALTAGNPAATLVLVLCQGALAFATGTALITRVLHLAPDAPTLAGSFATAAFNVGAALGPWLGGLALGAGFGLRAPLWVSALLTAGALALSAVLMLAPEADRRPAEALLR is encoded by the coding sequence ATGCCATTCGCTGTCTACGTGCTCGGGCTGGCGGTATTCGCCCAGGGCACGTCCGAGTTCATGCTGTCCGGTCTCGTCTCCGGTATCGCCACCGACCTGGAGGTGTCTCTGCCCGCGGCGGGTCTGCTCACCTCGGCGTTCGCCCTGGGGATGGTGATCGGCGCGCCGCTCACCGCCCTGCTCAGCCGCTCCTGGCCACGGCGTCGCGCACTGCTCTTCTTCCTCTCCGTCTTCGTCGCCGTCCATGTGGTCGGGGCGCTCACCCCGGGATACGGGGTGCTGCTCGCGACCCGGGTCGTCGGCGCACTCGCCAACGCCGGTTTCTGGGCCGTCGCCCTGATGACCGCGCTCGCGATGGTCGAACCGCACGTCAGGGCGCGGGCCACCGCCGTCGTGGTCGGTGGGGTCACCGTCGCCTGCGTCGTGGGGGTGCCCGCCGGAGCGGCGCTCGGCTCACTGTGGGGCTGGCGGTCGGCGTTCTGGGCGGTGGCGCTCGTCTCCGTACCGGCGCTCGTGGCACTCGCCAGGGTCGTCCCGGCGGGCCGGCCGGACACCGGCGGGGCGGGGGCGCGCGGCGAACTGCGGTCCCTGGGACGCCCCCGGCTCCTGCTCACCCTGCTCGTCATGGCGCTCGTCCAGGGCGCGACGTTCTGCGCCTTCTCGTACCTGGAACCACTGGTCACCCGCGTCACCGGATTCGGCTCCGCATGGGTGCCCGCCGTCCTCGCGCTGTTCGGCGTCGGCTCGTTCATCGGCGTCACCGTGGCGGGTCGCATCGCGGGGACGCGGCCCGCCGCGCTCATCGGGTCCGGCACGACCGTGCTGCTCCTCGGCTGGGCGGCGCTCGCCCTCACGGCGGGCAACCCGGCGGCGACGCTCGTCCTGGTCCTCTGCCAGGGCGCGCTGGCCTTCGCGACGGGAACGGCGCTCATCACCCGGGTCCTCCACCTGGCGCCCGACGCCCCCACCCTGGCCGGCTCCTTCGCCACCGCCGCGTTCAACGTGGGCGCCGCGCTGGGCCCGTGGCTCGGCGGCCTGGCCCTCGGCGCCGGCTTCGGTCTCCGCGCACCACTCTGGGTCAGCGCGCTCCTGACGGCGGGTGCGCTCGCCCTTTCGGCGGTGCTGATGCTCGCACCCGAGGCGGACAGGCGACCTGCCGAGGCGCTCCTGCGCTGA
- a CDS encoding NADH-quinone oxidoreductase subunit A: MNAYAPILVLGALGAGFAIFSVVMATLIGPKRYNRAKLEAYECGIEPTPTPAGGGRFPIKYYLTAMLFIVFDIEIVFLYPWAVTFDALGIFGLVEMLLFVLTVFVAYAYVWRRGGLEWD, translated from the coding sequence GTGAATGCCTACGCGCCCATCCTCGTGCTCGGCGCCCTCGGGGCAGGGTTTGCGATCTTTTCCGTGGTCATGGCCACGCTTATCGGCCCCAAGCGCTACAACCGGGCAAAGCTCGAAGCGTACGAGTGCGGTATCGAACCCACCCCCACTCCGGCCGGAGGCGGCCGCTTTCCGATCAAGTACTACCTGACGGCGATGCTTTTCATCGTCTTCGACATCGAGATCGTCTTCCTCTATCCCTGGGCGGTCACCTTCGACGCCCTCGGGATCTTCGGGCTCGTCGAGATGCTGCTCTTCGTGCTCACCGTCTTCGTCGCCTACGCGTATGTGTGGCGCCGCGGCGGCCTGGAATGGGACTGA
- a CDS encoding DNA-binding protein — MVSKRLKIRAKSEGTLVLDAQGLSLHVDGDEGMRARIEVAQQNGRRVALSALTPLEVRRSGEAAKRLQFLLSRFDVKPVSDAVTDAAERLLDVSGLDGHECLVDALVVATAALCAPPVLLVTSDKSHIPALCKAAEELPGSPKVKIVNV, encoded by the coding sequence GTGGTAAGCAAACGGCTCAAGATCAGGGCCAAGAGTGAGGGCACGCTCGTCCTGGACGCCCAAGGGCTTTCGCTGCACGTCGACGGTGACGAGGGGATGCGTGCGCGCATCGAGGTCGCCCAGCAGAACGGCCGACGAGTGGCGCTGTCCGCCCTGACGCCCTTGGAGGTGCGCCGAAGCGGGGAGGCCGCCAAGCGGCTCCAATTCCTGCTGTCCCGGTTCGACGTGAAGCCGGTCAGCGACGCGGTGACAGACGCCGCGGAGAGGCTGTTGGACGTCTCGGGTCTTGACGGGCATGAATGCCTCGTGGACGCGCTCGTGGTCGCCACAGCCGCGCTCTGCGCGCCCCCGGTGCTGCTCGTAACCTCCGACAAGTCGCACATCCCGGCCCTGTGCAAGGCTGCCGAGGAGCTTCCAGGCTCGCCGAAAGTGAAGATCGTCAACGTCTGA
- a CDS encoding NuoB/complex I 20 kDa subunit family protein encodes MGLEEKLPSGFVLTTVEEAAGWVRKSSVFPATFGLACCAIEMMTTGAGRYDLARFGMEVFRGSPRQADLMIVAGRVSQKMAPVLRQVYDQMPNPKWVISMGVCASSGGMFNNYAIVQGVDHIVPVDIYLPGCPPRPEMLIDAILKLHQKIQGTKLGVNAEEAAREAEEAALKALPLIEMKGLLR; translated from the coding sequence ATGGGACTCGAAGAGAAACTGCCAAGCGGCTTCGTGCTGACAACGGTGGAAGAGGCCGCCGGCTGGGTACGGAAGTCCTCCGTCTTCCCCGCCACCTTCGGACTCGCCTGCTGCGCCATCGAGATGATGACGACCGGAGCCGGGCGCTACGACCTGGCCCGCTTCGGCATGGAGGTCTTCCGCGGCTCGCCGCGGCAGGCGGATCTGATGATCGTCGCGGGACGGGTCAGCCAGAAGATGGCGCCCGTCCTGCGGCAGGTCTACGACCAGATGCCGAACCCCAAGTGGGTCATCTCCATGGGAGTTTGCGCATCATCGGGCGGAATGTTCAACAACTACGCCATTGTGCAGGGTGTTGATCATATTGTGCCGGTTGATATCTATTTGCCGGGATGCCCGCCGCGTCCCGAGATGCTGATCGACGCCATCCTCAAGCTCCACCAGAAGATCCAGGGCACCAAGCTCGGGGTCAACGCGGAGGAGGCCGCCCGCGAGGCGGAGGAGGCGGCCCTGAAGGCGCTCCCCCTCATCGAGATGAAGGGGCTGCTGCGATGA
- a CDS encoding C40 family peptidase produces MPHTAHIPSHRKPRQSASKTALRAGVAGGVLSTIAVAGAAGPAQAEPVTQTIEMPTITSGLSPAVAASAEATQQVAFDLETQANEDAAAKTAAKKAKTAKAEAVREAEAKKKAEAAAKARAQAAEEAAERASRTAERTTLSASTGSSAESSASSSTPSYSSSSATGSAASIVAFAKAQVGDAYVMGGTGPNSWDCSGLMQAAFRTAGIDLPRVSGAQSTAGTSVSLSNLQPGDILYWGSQGSAYHVAVYVGGGQYVGAQNPSTGVVQRSMDYDMPTGAVRVL; encoded by the coding sequence ATGCCCCACACCGCTCACATACCCAGCCACCGGAAACCCCGCCAGAGTGCTTCGAAGACGGCACTGCGAGCCGGAGTTGCCGGTGGCGTCCTCAGCACCATCGCGGTCGCAGGTGCCGCCGGACCGGCTCAGGCCGAGCCGGTGACCCAGACCATCGAGATGCCCACGATCACCTCCGGGCTCTCCCCCGCCGTCGCGGCTTCCGCCGAGGCCACGCAGCAGGTCGCCTTCGACCTGGAGACGCAGGCCAACGAGGACGCGGCAGCGAAGACCGCCGCCAAGAAGGCCAAGACGGCCAAGGCGGAGGCCGTGCGCGAGGCCGAGGCCAAGAAGAAGGCCGAGGCCGCCGCCAAGGCGAGGGCCCAGGCCGCCGAAGAGGCCGCCGAACGCGCCTCCCGGACCGCCGAGCGCACGACGCTCAGCGCCTCCACGGGCTCGTCCGCCGAGTCCTCCGCATCCTCCTCCACTCCCTCGTACTCCTCGTCGAGCGCCACGGGCTCCGCCGCGTCCATCGTGGCCTTCGCCAAGGCACAGGTCGGCGACGCGTACGTGATGGGTGGCACCGGCCCCAATTCGTGGGACTGCTCCGGACTCATGCAGGCGGCGTTCCGCACGGCCGGCATCGACCTGCCGCGCGTCTCGGGGGCCCAGTCGACGGCCGGCACCTCGGTCTCGCTGAGCAACCTCCAGCCGGGCGACATCCTGTACTGGGGCAGCCAGGGCAGCGCCTACCACGTCGCGGTCTACGTGGGCGGCGGCCAGTACGTCGGGGCGCAGAACCCCAGCACCGGTGTCGTGCAGCGCTCCATGGACTACGACATGCCGACCGGCGCGGTCCGCGTTCTCTGA